The following nucleotide sequence is from Gemmatimonadaceae bacterium.
CTTACATCGGCAACTGGGAAGACGCCGGCGCCGGCAAGGAACAGGCACTGGCGCAGATCGCCCGGGGTGTGGATGTCATCTACCAGAACGCCGACGCCGCCGGCCTTGGCATCTTCCAGGCCGCCAAGGAAACGAAGGGCGTCTACGTCATCGGGTCCAATGCCGACCAGAATGCCATCGCCCCGAATGTCACGTTGGGCTCCGTGGTCATCGATCTGCCCGTGGCGTTCATGTCCATTGCCCGCGAAGTGAAGAGCGGCGCGTTCACGCCTCGCGTGCACGTTCTTGACACGCAAAGCGGTGTCATGAAATGGGTGTTCAACCCGACGATGAAAACCGTCGTTCCCGCGCGGGCGCTTCAGATGGTGGATTCCATCGAGCAGCATATGCGGGATGGAACGTTCAAGCCGGTCGTACCGCCGCGAATTCCGAGGATGCCATGAACGCGGCCGCTGAGCTGGCGCAGCGCGCCAACGAACTGTTGCGCTGCCGCGAGACCCCCGACTACACCCCCGCCCTCAACGGGCTGCAGGTGGACAACCGCACTCCGGTTCGGCGTATCGCTGCCGCGGTCGACTGCTCGCGACGCACTATCCGAGGGGCTGTGGAGGCCGGCGCCAACCTACTGGTGGTTCATCACGGTCTCTTCTGGGGCGGCCTCCAGCCGCTGACCGGCCCGCACCTGGAGCGCGTGCGCGCATTGCTCGAGCACGACATGGCGTTGTATGCGGCGCACCTCCCGCTCGATGCGCACGAGACGATGGGCAACTCTGTTCTGCTGGCGCGCACTCTGGGACTGGAACCGGAGGGAGGGTTCGCCCGCTATCAGACGATCTTCTGTGGCGTGCACGGCCAGGCCGCGCTCGCCACCGATGACCTGATTGCCGCGTGCGACCGCTTCGCTCGCACGCACGGCGGGCACGCAATGGCGTCGCCGCACGACGCGGGGCGACGGACGCATCGTTGGGGCGTGGTGACTGGCGCGGGAGTAAACGCCGAGACGATGCGGGAAGCCACGGAGCTTGGCCTTGACACGATCATCACGGGCGAAGGGCCGCACTGGAGTGCGGTGGACGCCGATGAGAAGGGGCTCGTGATCATCTATGCAGGGCACTATGCCACGGAGACGCTTGGCGTACAGGCGCTCGCCGCCTGGATGGCGGAGCAGGCTGGCGTCCCGTGGTCGTTTGTGCCGGCTCCAACCGGGTTGTGAGCGACTTCGCGCTCGCGCTGCACGCGATAGACAAGCGCTACGGCGCCGTGCGGGCGCTGACCTCGACCTCGCTGAGCGTGGGTCGCGGCACCCTGCACGCGGTGCTCGGCGAGAACGGGGCCGGCAAGACCACGCTGATGCGTGTCGCCTTCGGCATGGTGCGTCCCGACGCGGGAAACGTTTCCCTGAACGGCACGCCGATCACGCTCTCGTCGAGCAGGGATGCCATCGCGCTTGGCCTGGGCATGGTGCATCAGCACTTCACCCTGGTGCCGGCGATGACGGTCGCCGAGAACATCGCGCTCGGTGGAAGCGGCCTGTTGCGCGAGCGGGATGTGGCGACTCGCGTCCGGCAGCTCGCCGAGCGGACCGGGCTGTCGATTGACCCCGGTGCCCGCGTGGATTCCCTGAGCGTCGGTGCGCAGCAACGCGTGGAGATTCTCAAGGCACTGTACGGAAACGCGAGGACCCTGATTCTCGACGAACCGACGGCCGTGCTCACTCCCCGGGAAAGCGATGAACTCCTTTCCTGGCTGCGACGCTTCGTGGCGGACGGCGGAACGGCGGTGCTGGTGACGCACAAGTTGCAGGAGGCGTTGGCGATCGCGGACGATGTCACGGTATTGCGCCATGGACGCAATGTGGCCACGGTGCCGGCGGCCGACCTTGATGTTCCCTCGCTCATCCGGGCAATGACCGGCGACGATACGGAGGACCTTGAGCTCGCGCCGCGCACGCGCGCCAGTGCACCCGGCGCCTGTGTTGCCCGGCTCGAGGCAGCGAGTGTTCGCGATTCCCGTGGCGTGCTGCGTCTCCACGACGCGACGGTGCAGTGCCATGCCGGCGAAATGATCGGGGTCGTCGGGGTGGAGGGATCGGGCGTTCACGAGCTGTTGCGATTGCTCGCGGGTCGCCTGACGCCCAGTGGTGGCTCGGCCACGCTGCCATCGGTCATCGGGTTCATCCCCGAGGATCGACTGCGTGACGCAGTGATCGAGGCGTTCACACTCGCCGAGAACCTGGCGTTGCGCGGCGCTGGGGCGCGTCGAGGCCGGTTGCTGTGGTCCGCCATCGCTGCACAGACGGCCGGGGTGATGATGCGGCACGACGTGCGCGCGCCATCTCCCGCCAGCCCTCTCGCCGCGCTCTCGGGCGGCAATCAGCAGAAGTTCGTGGTGGGTCGAGAACTCGACGAGCATCCGTCGTTGATTGTCGCCGAGAACCCGGTTCGTGGCCTCGACATTCGGGCCACCAGCCATGTCCTGCGCGAATGCGCGGCGAGTGCGGCCGCTGGCAGTTCGGTGGTCATCTACTCCGCCGATATCGACGAGCTCCTGCCCATCGTCGACCGGATGCTGGTTGTCTTCGCCGGACAGGTTCGCGAATTACCGGTGGAGCGCGCCGCGGTGGCCGCGGCCCTGGTGGGTGCCGCGTGACCGGCCGCCCCATGACCCCACGCGTGATCGCCGCGGCGACGGTGGCAGCGACTATTGTCGCGGTCCTGGGCATGCTCTGGACCGGCGGGTATGACATCGCGCAGGCGCTCGCCGCGCTCTGGAACGGTGCGTTCGGCACGCCGTACGCCGTGCTTTCCGCAACGCTGGTTCGTGCCACGCCCTTGCTGTTCGTAGGCCTGGCGGTGGGAATCGCGTTTCGCGCCGGTGTGCTGAACATCGGTGCCGAAGGACAACTGCTCGCCGGCGCCGCGGCGGCCGTCGCCGTCGGTCTTTCGGTGGGCGATTGGCCGCGAGTCGTGGCGCTGCCGCTCACCTTGGGAGCTGGTGTCGTCGCGGGGGCGGCCTGGGCGGGAGTGGCGGGGTGGCTCAAGCTCCGGTTTGGCGTGCTGGAGGTCATCAGCACGCTGATGCTCAACTTCGTCGCCGCGTATGGCGTGTCGTGGCTGGTCCGCGGTCCGCTGCAGGAACCGACACGCATCTATCCGCAGACGGTGGAACTCTCTGCGGCCGTGCGGTTACCGGCGCTGATCGACGGCCATCGTGTGCACCTCGGATTGGTCCTTGCCGTTGCGCTGGCGGTGGCTACGTGGTGGATCCTGACGCAGACCGCAGCGGGGTTTCGCGTGCGTGCCGTGGGCGCCAGCCTCAGTGCCGCGCAGAGCGCCGGCGGCATTCGGCCCACCCGCACGCTCGCGGTAGTCTTTCTCGCCAGCGGCGCATTGGCGGGACTGGCCGGCGCCAGCGAGGCAACCGGCGTGACATTCGCGTTGTACGAGGGGTTGTCGCCCGGTTATGGCTACAGCGCCATAGCCGTTGCCCTGCTCGCGCGGCTTCACCCACTGGCCATCATTGCCTCGGCCTTGCTGTTTGGCGCGCTGGAGGCGGGTGCTGCCGCCATGCAGCGCGATGCCAACGTCCCGTCGGTCCTTGCCGCGGTCGTTGAGGCGATGATCATTCTTGGCGTGCTGGCCTTTGAGCGCGCTCGCGAAGGAGGACGGCGGTTGTGAGCATCGACACCGCGGAGTTCCTCCAGGCATCGGTGCGCACCGCGACGCCGCTCGCGCTGGCGGCGTACGGCGAACTGATCACCGAACGCGCCGGGGTCATCAATCTCGGCCTCGAGGGGGCGA
It contains:
- a CDS encoding Nif3-like dinuclear metal center hexameric protein gives rise to the protein MNAAAELAQRANELLRCRETPDYTPALNGLQVDNRTPVRRIAAAVDCSRRTIRGAVEAGANLLVVHHGLFWGGLQPLTGPHLERVRALLEHDMALYAAHLPLDAHETMGNSVLLARTLGLEPEGGFARYQTIFCGVHGQAALATDDLIAACDRFARTHGGHAMASPHDAGRRTHRWGVVTGAGVNAETMREATELGLDTIITGEGPHWSAVDADEKGLVIIYAGHYATETLGVQALAAWMAEQAGVPWSFVPAPTGL
- a CDS encoding ATP-binding cassette domain-containing protein; translated protein: MSDFALALHAIDKRYGAVRALTSTSLSVGRGTLHAVLGENGAGKTTLMRVAFGMVRPDAGNVSLNGTPITLSSSRDAIALGLGMVHQHFTLVPAMTVAENIALGGSGLLRERDVATRVRQLAERTGLSIDPGARVDSLSVGAQQRVEILKALYGNARTLILDEPTAVLTPRESDELLSWLRRFVADGGTAVLVTHKLQEALAIADDVTVLRHGRNVATVPAADLDVPSLIRAMTGDDTEDLELAPRTRASAPGACVARLEAASVRDSRGVLRLHDATVQCHAGEMIGVVGVEGSGVHELLRLLAGRLTPSGGSATLPSVIGFIPEDRLRDAVIEAFTLAENLALRGAGARRGRLLWSAIAAQTAGVMMRHDVRAPSPASPLAALSGGNQQKFVVGRELDEHPSLIVAENPVRGLDIRATSHVLRECAASAAAGSSVVIYSADIDELLPIVDRMLVVFAGQVRELPVERAAVAAALVGAA
- a CDS encoding ABC transporter permease, producing MTPRVIAAATVAATIVAVLGMLWTGGYDIAQALAALWNGAFGTPYAVLSATLVRATPLLFVGLAVGIAFRAGVLNIGAEGQLLAGAAAAVAVGLSVGDWPRVVALPLTLGAGVVAGAAWAGVAGWLKLRFGVLEVISTLMLNFVAAYGVSWLVRGPLQEPTRIYPQTVELSAAVRLPALIDGHRVHLGLVLAVALAVATWWILTQTAAGFRVRAVGASLSAAQSAGGIRPTRTLAVVFLASGALAGLAGASEATGVTFALYEGLSPGYGYSAIAVALLARLHPLAIIASALLFGALEAGAAAMQRDANVPSVLAAVVEAMIILGVLAFERAREGGRRL